In Micropterus dolomieu isolate WLL.071019.BEF.003 ecotype Adirondacks linkage group LG09, ASM2129224v1, whole genome shotgun sequence, the DNA window ATGCAGGCTAAAGAGCGCAAGATAATTTGAGTAAATCCAGATTATATTAAGATTATATCAACTGATTTAACTGCTCAGTGAGATTTTACACTAAATAGGCATTCAGTACAGAAGGTTCTtcttgtatataaagtaatccTGCATTAGTATGCAATTGTTTGGGTTTTTCTAGTCGATGTTCGAAGTCTCTTTGTTCctcatttcttcttctcttcatcCTTTTTGCCATCTggcttgtttcctgtctgggagGCCAGGGAGCCCATGGCATTGCGGATAGCCTCGTTGTTTGGGTCGACACCAGGCAGGTTCTCCAAGACGCTCTGAAGGAACTCTGGGTCTTGCATCACATCATAGTCATCTTCTTCCTGTTCAATTACAATACAGGATACAATCAATTAGGTCTTCATTTAGAGATCATGTTCAGTGGTGATCAAGCTGGTATGACAGATGGGGATCACATTATACACTAATatgttcctctctgcagaaatcTGACTTTAAAGATGTGCAGTCTATGGCTATTAACTTATCTATAAAAGAATCTcttattgttgctttttttcctttttactgttgatttctcactttttttaatgttatttttttgtttcttttggaaAGTCCTTTGTAATCTATGCTTGGCAAGTGCTTTTCTTATGAATTATACTTTTACCACTGCTGCCTGAAGACCAATAACTGAACAGCCTACCAGCCAGTATTGACTAATATTTACCTTTGGACAATAATTCAACTTACTGTATCATTATTCAGAGTTACGGTCacttgaattattattatatgtcaTCCAACCTGTGCTACCATGTGATATGACTCAGAACAGCCAGAACATAACAGAGCAACCGcaacataatgtaaaaataattttccaggACGTGCTAATGCCATGTGTTTTCCATGACCGGAAAAATTGGTCAACTGTTTTTTCCCCAGGTTTTTTCAGGATGTGTGGGAACCCTGTGAACAGGTGTGTGAATTATGAGCACACTTTATCAAATGTGACACCCCAAACAATTTTGcttatatacacatatgtacacaGGCCTGTACCTTtgactttttcttttaatcaaaGAACCAGATATGTTCTAATGCAGTTGCCCATTTGTCTGTACTAATGACTCAAGCAGGATAATTTCATGTCCATTCAGGTTTAGGAAGTGCTGCCAGTCACCTAAAATTTGTctaggcaaaaaaacaaaaacaaaaaaaacaaacccaactTATACTTCCAGGATCTTTGATACCAGAAACAATTCCTGCTCCTTTGCAACTGTACTGAGAATAGGGCCAGGTGAGCCCCATTTTACAAATGcattagtttaatttaaatcatCATATGATGACTCACCTTGGCTGATTCTGCGGTGTCCATGGGAGCTCCTGTGTCCATTTCTCCATACTCTGTTCACAGAACAAGAGAACTTATCATCTTAACAAATATAACAGCAAATATAAGAGGGACCATAAACAGTAAGAGCATACATTTGTATGGTAATCAAATAGAACTCACCTCCTCCGGCAAGAGACATCTGCATGGCATAGGCTAtctgctcctcctctgtcaTGCTGCTGAAGTCAGGAAGCGCTGCTGCACCGCTTTCGGGCTGAGATACTGACATCTTCAGTAAGGCTTCTTCAGATtctgtgaggggaaaaaaataaataaaaaccaaaacatcaTATTTCTATCGAATCCTAACTATCATTGTAGCCGTCTCGTAAGTGAAAGCAACTACTTGTAAATTCAAATTACCGTCTGCACTAGGTGTGGGCACGCCTGCCTCAgctgcagaagcagcagcagctctgcgGGCCTCTTCCTCCTGCCTCTGTCGCTGCTCCTCCATGGATACACGCAGGGCCTAAAGGATTACACAGTGAGAAATAAAGGCAAACGGCACAGCTTCTAACTCGAAAATGTACTTGCAGCATCACATGGGCTTTCTATGTATGGATAAGTGGTTTCTAACCTTAGATTGGTTCCAAGGAGCTGATACACATGTATTTACAATGTAGACAACATCTTACCCACTGATGTTAGCATAGGCACATCTTGAATATCTGAGTTTCCTCCTCTATTTGCACAACTACTGTATATCAGCAGGGAATAAATAATGACTGctatgtttttgcttttttggtGCTATCACAACAAAAATTCTTCTCTCTCAAGTATAAATATTTACTATATCTAAGCCAGTATTTATGATGGGTACAAGTATAAAAAGTTTGCTGGAACTTGACACACATCTACAGTATACATGGCTTACCAGGGCTAGCTCTGGATCAGCACTGGGATCCACACCAAACTCAAAGTCACTGGCACCAAGACCCATCATAGAACCTCCTTCCCCGGCCAGGATGGGAGAAGAGAGGAGCGCATCAGCCAGACTGGGCCCTGGAGGGACTGTGACCAGATGGGAGCCTGTCCCCTCCTTCCcatttaaagtatttataaaAGCAGTCAGCTTCTCTGTGTTCACCTCCTGAATAAACAGTTGGAGAGAGATGGCAAGGTCAATTGAAAACTCAGTTTATGAATGGGAAGAAGTGTCAGATATGGAAATCAATATCATACTTTCATTTACTCTGCAGTAACATGAAGATAAACCAAGAATTCCTCACCTCTTCTCCAAAGTTGATAATATCCACattcactttctctttttttaagcGCTTGGCCATCTTGACAAGCTGCAGAATCAGCAGGTTGGGATGTGAGCAGGACGAGACAAGCAGAGAGACATATGGCTGACAGGTTAGTGTGTTAAACTTACGATGCATCGGTAGAAAAATAATGTTTCTCTCTGTTGGACTTGATCAAAATGTAATACAAGACTTCAAACTCACATCTTTCTCATTATCCTCCACAGGACTCCCAACAAAGGCAATGATCCTCATCTTGTGGTTTTTTCCTTGTCTGTGTTTTAGGGCCAGCTacgcaggaaaaaaaacataaaattatgGCCACTCAAACTCTGCTGCTGCAAAAAGTAAACTTCTTATTTACCAATTAAGAAATCACTAGGTATAGCCCTCCTttaaagtttattaaaacaaaaacaaccaagTTACATACATGAGCCACTCTGATGCCTGTGCAGAAGCAGATCTTTCCTTTGGGCTGGACAGCGTGGAGTTTGGACAGGATGCGGCCAGAATCTGGTGTCAGTGTGGTCAGTACCTCACAGTTACTGCATGGAAACAAAGACAGGCATCAACGCTCGTGCTATGAAGTGCTGTTGAAGTTATATGAGGATTATCACAACTCCTGACTATCTTTGTTAAATAAAGAGAGAAGAGCTTACTTGGCCATGGTGATGAGGCCCACATTATTTTCTGGGTTGCTCCGTGTTTTGGAGTGGCAAACAATGTTAACAGCATCTTGTTGAGCCTGTAGTCTCGTTGGTAGAAAGTCTCCATTTCTCATATATTCACTGTTGTCCACACTGCAGGGAAATTTTCAGTTAAATGTGGCTCTGATGTATTTGACCAGCATTTAGACAGCtatgttgttgtctttttgcttttttgtatACACACATCTATTTTCACCTACTTGTTCTATGTTTACATatctttgttctttgtttttatgtctATTTCTACCTTTTTGCATATTGTTCTTGGAACTATGTATTAGCCCATTGAGAGAAACTTCCTTATATGTGTAAGTGACACATATTTGGCCAATAATAGCTGATTTTGATTCATCATTTAGCATTTAGCAGTTGACATGTCATTCCCATTTCAACCAAGAAACCTATTTCAGTTTCAGACATATCCTCTCCTATTCACCACTGTTTCCCTGTGGAAAAGCCTGTCCTCTTCACCGGGGAAGAAGTTAACATGTGTTTTAACAGCTGGCgttacattattttaaaaaatacagcatTAGCACGgct includes these proteins:
- the LOC123977111 gene encoding 26S proteasome non-ATPase regulatory subunit 4 — translated: MGLESTMVCVDNSEYMRNGDFLPTRLQAQQDAVNIVCHSKTRSNPENNVGLITMANNCEVLTTLTPDSGRILSKLHAVQPKGKICFCTGIRVAHLALKHRQGKNHKMRIIAFVGSPVEDNEKDLVKMAKRLKKEKVNVDIINFGEEEVNTEKLTAFINTLNGKEGTGSHLVTVPPGPSLADALLSSPILAGEGGSMMGLGASDFEFGVDPSADPELALALRVSMEEQRQRQEEEARRAAAASAAEAGVPTPSADESEEALLKMSVSQPESGAAALPDFSSMTEEEQIAYAMQMSLAGGEYGEMDTGAPMDTAESAKEEDDYDVMQDPEFLQSVLENLPGVDPNNEAIRNAMGSLASQTGNKPDGKKDEEKKK